Proteins from a single region of Methanomassiliicoccus luminyensis B10:
- a CDS encoding CPBP family intramembrane glutamic endopeptidase: protein MAIGFSKFNATVPVVAPIVLPMALIIVGEALLFVGNREDCLVVHVLNILICIMVPILLKRNSLVWQAFMLLSMLRVLSLAMPRFTEMTLYWMLMTYVPLIIVGYLLVRDDTMKFRDRLRNFKQSFTLSKLSGWKALYFPAGIILALVLANIEFEILSMNMSDLRLVPDLSAGSLALLFIVMVFFVGLGEELVFRYILQTRLEGSVGVIGAILITSLAFAVMHAGYESYIYIVYVFCISLILGVLYHHTKSLALVTLIHGCLNFFLFSLLPFGYLILF, encoded by the coding sequence ATGGCCATAGGCTTCTCCAAGTTCAACGCCACAGTTCCTGTGGTAGCTCCGATAGTCCTGCCCATGGCCTTGATAATCGTCGGAGAAGCGCTTCTTTTTGTTGGGAATCGGGAAGATTGCCTCGTCGTGCATGTCCTGAATATATTGATATGCATCATGGTGCCGATTTTGCTTAAGAGGAACTCCCTCGTCTGGCAGGCTTTCATGCTGTTGTCGATGCTCAGGGTCCTCAGCCTGGCAATGCCTCGGTTCACGGAGATGACGTTGTATTGGATGCTGATGACATATGTTCCTCTAATCATTGTCGGCTATCTGCTCGTCCGTGACGATACAATGAAGTTTCGGGACCGCTTGCGCAATTTCAAGCAGTCGTTCACCCTCTCAAAGCTCTCTGGTTGGAAAGCTCTCTATTTTCCGGCAGGGATAATTCTCGCCCTGGTCCTCGCAAACATCGAGTTCGAGATCCTGAGCATGAATATGTCCGACCTTCGGCTGGTGCCGGACCTGAGCGCAGGCAGCTTGGCGCTTCTCTTCATCGTGATGGTGTTCTTCGTGGGTCTCGGGGAAGAACTGGTCTTCCGTTATATTCTTCAGACGAGACTGGAAGGGTCCGTTGGTGTAATCGGTGCGATACTGATAACATCCTTAGCCTTTGCTGTGATGCACGCAGGTTATGAGTCTTATATTTACATAGTATATGTGTTCTGCATTTCGCTGATCTTGGGGGTTTTATATCATCACACCAAGAGCCTGGCATTGGTTACGCTCATCCATGGTTGCTTGAACTTCTTCCTGTTCTCGCTGCTCCCGTTCGGCTACTTGATCTTATTCTGA